The Candidatus Manganitrophus noduliformans genome segment ATTTATGGAGACTGCAGCCCATACCGATGAACTTTGATCAGGTTGTGTACGATGCAATAGAGTAACCATTGCGTGTTGACCTTCCTCTTCCCTCTGAGTGTAAACCGGTCCAACCCCAATGTGGAGCGGATATGGGCAAAGACCGGCTCGACGACTCCGATCCTCCTGTTATAAATGAGCCGCCCCTTTACCGTATCGATCTTCCTCTTCATTCTCTGCGTGAAGGTCTCTGGGGCTTGATTCGACCTTCCAGCAAAAAAGTGCACCTGCCGCGCCTCGCTGCGATCCGGGTGTCTTAAGCATTTCTCTCGCAGTTCGCATCCCCGACAGTCGGTCTTTCTTCCCCGGAATTTGATGGCCCGATACCCTCTGATGAGAACGTTCCCGCCGTTGCGGTACAGCCGCTTGCCCGCCGGACAGATGAAAAGATCAGGCGGAAAAGGGACAGGCTGGTTTTCTGTCGATCATCCTTAAGTTTCTCTGGCCAGTGCTTTTAGAAAACCAGCCATCGCGGTAGGAATGCTCATTGCTGCGCACCCCCCGCACAGATCCCGGCGTGCGTGATTGACGCACCGGGCTCCCACCTCGGGTGTCGGACGGCAAAGCGTACACTCGGCCAAGGATGAAGGATGCGCGGAACCGGCAGGAACTCCGCTGCGAGTCGTCTGATTTGATCCCATGCGGTGCGGTCCTTCTGGCTGTGCCGCCGAAGCGCTCGCCGCCATAGCTCCGTCACGTGGAACCGGAACGCACCCAGACTCTTATAGTTGGTCGGGACCGCATGATACGCGAAATAGCCCCGCACCACCTGACGCAGCCACTTCCCCTGCTGTGGGATCGGTTCATGCATCCGCCGCCGCAGTTCTTCCTTGATCTCTCGCAATTTAGTCCGCATCCGATCCCGTCGCGTCTTCCGCATTAGCTGGAAGTTGCCTCTACGAGATCGGCCACAGATGTGCGTGAAACCAAGAAAGTTGAATGTCTTGGGTTTACCCAGGCCGCGCTTTGCTCGTTGCTCCGCCGCATAGCGACCAAACTCGATCAGGCGCGTCTTTTCTGGGTGCAGTGACAGTGAGAACTTCTCCATCCGCTTCTGAAAATCCGCCCAAAACCGCCTGGCCTCCGCCTCGTGTTCAAAACCAATCACGATATCGTCCGCGTAGCGTGTGATCACCATATTGCCGTGGGCTTGGTGCTTTCGCCACCAACTTGCCCACTGGTCGAAGACGTAATGAAGATAGATATTCGCCAACAGGGGTGAGGCGACTGCTCCTTGCGGAGTACCCACCTCGGTCGGCCTGACTTCTCCGTCCTCCATGACCCCGGCCTTCAGCCATTTGTGTATCAGGCGAATCACCCGCCGATCCCCGATCCGATGCCCGACGAAGCGCTCTAACCATGTGTGTGAAACTTCATCGAAAAAGGATCGGATATCAGCGTCCAGAATCCAGTTCACCTTCGTCCGGGTGATCCCGACGGCCAGTGCGTCCAGCGCATCGTGCTGGCCGCGCCCGGGCCGGAACCCGTACGAGAACCCCAGAAAGTCTTCCTCATAGATCGCATTGAGCACCTCCACCACGGCTCGCTGCACGATCTTCTTGTCCTCCAGCGCAGCAATCCCCAGCGGGCGTTGTCGCCCATCTGATTTAGGGATGTATTGCCTCCGCGAAGGATACGCTCGATAAGCGCCCCGATGGATGCGCGTATGCAAATCTGCAAGGTTGTCTTTCAGGTTCTGCTCATACTCCCGCCACGTGAGGCCATCCACTCCGGGTGCTGCATCCCGCTTGAGCCAGGAGTAGGCCGCCTTAAGCAGATCGACGGTCACGTGATGAAGTAGCGCGGTGAACTTCTCCTTCTTCCTTTGCCTTGCTGCTTCTCGTACACGGTCAAGCCCCTGGAACACGC includes the following:
- a CDS encoding transposase, with protein sequence MCPAGKRLYRNGGNVLIRGYRAIKFRGRKTDCRGCELREKCLRHPDRSEARQVHFFAGRSNQAPETFTQRMKRKIDTVKGRLIYNRRIGVVEPVFAHIRSTLGLDRFTLRGKRKVNTQWLLYCIVHNLIKVHRYGLQSP
- the ltrA gene encoding group II intron reverse transcriptase/maturase; translated protein: MHEQEKSDLSIVAKKPANKSGRPEAESAEPRGRTEGNTGGSRTCRTPSRESVFQGLDRVREAARQRKKEKFTALLHHVTVDLLKAAYSWLKRDAAPGVDGLTWREYEQNLKDNLADLHTRIHRGAYRAYPSRRQYIPKSDGRQRPLGIAALEDKKIVQRAVVEVLNAIYEEDFLGFSYGFRPGRGQHDALDALAVGITRTKVNWILDADIRSFFDEVSHTWLERFVGHRIGDRRVIRLIHKWLKAGVMEDGEVRPTEVGTPQGAVASPLLANIYLHYVFDQWASWWRKHQAHGNMVITRYADDIVIGFEHEAEARRFWADFQKRMEKFSLSLHPEKTRLIEFGRYAAEQRAKRGLGKPKTFNFLGFTHICGRSRRGNFQLMRKTRRDRMRTKLREIKEELRRRMHEPIPQQGKWLRQVVRGYFAYHAVPTNYKSLGAFRFHVTELWRRALRRHSQKDRTAWDQIRRLAAEFLPVPRILHPWPSVRFAVRHPRWEPGASITHAGICAGGAQQ